One Variibacter gotjawalensis genomic window, CTGCCGGTCAGTGCCATGACCGCCAGGCATGGCTCGACTTGGCGGAGCGGTTTAGGAAGCTGACTTGACTGATCGAGTTGGGCTGACCGTTAATTCGCGAAGCTTTTGCCAAGCGAAAGGAAAACCCCGCAGCAAGTTGCTGCGAGGAGAGCGAGCTACAGAGGCACGCGATGACGAAGATTACTTCGAAACAGGCTTGATGCTCTCGCCGATAGCTTTCAGCGCCGGCTCGTTGAGCTTTGCACCTTCAGCATCGCCCCAGAAATATAGGAGTACCGAATCTTTCGCATTCAGGATGACGAAAGTCAGTGCCGCAAATGTCGGGCCGTCTTTATCCCGAGCCTTCCACACGATATCGATCGCGTCGAGATCGTTGATCTTGCTCTCTTTTTGAATGGGCGGACCTTCGAGAGTAATCCCCTCTTCTTGATAATATTCGACCGCCTGCTTCAGTGCTTCTTCCACATTCGCGATTTCGACAGCTTCCGCCGCGATGTAGACCTTGTTGTCTGGAGAAGTCGCTTCGACGCCGTCTTCGATCGGTTTCGGATTCCAACTATCTGGCACCACGATAACTGCGACCGGACGGTCATCGCCGATGGTGAAGCTTTTCGCGATCGCGGGAGAAGACGCTGCGAAGGCCGCGCAAGCCAACGCCGCTAAAACGTTCCTAAAACGCATTTTCGGACCCTGTGTGACGGATGAAGCCGCAATCGCACTGGGTAATTTAGTACAGGCCAAAGTCAAGCGGTACGAGCGTCGCCTCTGCAGGATTGGGGGCCATAAGAGACGACGCTCTGCGCGTCCTCCGGGAAGCGGCGGCTCAGGATAACGCGCGCAATTGAGTATCCGCATCATCGCGAGATAGGGAAAGCGCAAACGATACATGCAGTGAATCGTATAATTAATGTCCAGCGTTCGGCCGTCGAAGGAATGGGTGTCTCGGATTGCGTCAAGCCTTTAGCCACTCTGGACGGTTCGGCAGGAAGCCGTCGCCGCCAAAAGCGGCCAGCATGGCCTCAGCGTCGGACTTCTTCTCAAAGACGAAGCAAAGCCACTGCTTGTCCTCAATGAACTGGGAGGTCTTAAGACCGGCTCTAGCCCTCGCAGGCGACACCATTGCTCAGCCGCGATGTTGGCTCCGTATGACCACGGGAAGAGCGCCCATGTATCTTCGTGCTTCTTGGAGAAGTCATAGAGGTGGCGATCGCGCCGGCTCACGGCTTTCCCCCGGTTATTGCCCTCAGCTTCGGAACGAGTGCCGGTGGCAAGTCGGGCGGCGGCCCTCCGTGAATGTCAGGAAAGTCGGCTTGGCAGAAGTTCTTGCCCGGGTGCTCACCGCGTAAGTTGCAGTCGGCCGTGAGCAGAAGCGCCGCCGATAACTTCGCCTGCGGGCCGAACTTCGCCGCTAGCCCTGGCTAACCGATAACGTCCCTCCCGCCCACACCTCGCGCAACCGATCCGCAATACGACATACGGTTATTCGACGAGGATCACTAGGACTCGGCTACTGAACGTGGCGGCCCAGAATGAGAACGAAATGAGAACATGCAAGCCGCTGCATCTGGTGGGTGCGTCGGCCGGTAAAGGCAACGATTGATTCACTCACCCGGTGCATGCTCCGCCTGGGGACGTTTCGTGGACACGACCGATGCTGTTTCGCGAATTGCTGGAAGATTTTCTCCAGTGCCTGGGTCTGATCTCACTCATATCGATCGGCTATGGCTTCTTCGTACGCTTAAGGCCCGTCTGGATTGGCCAGCTCGCAACTGGCGCCTCGATTGCCGCTGCTGCAGCAATCTCGATGGCCGTACCTGTTGTGATAGACGGTCTATTTTTTGACCTCCGCCATGTCTTCGTTTTGATCTCGATGATGTACGGCGGACCTGTTGGTCTGCTGCTAACTGTGTTGGTCACTGCTGCATTCAGAGCTTGGACCGCAGGCCCAGCAATGGCCGCCGGTCTTGTTGGGATAGGCTTATCAGCTGGCGCGAGTATCGTTCTTGCGCATTACGTGCCGAAAGTGAGCGTTTCGGAACGAGCGTTATTCCTTCTGGGCGCTTCTTTCATTTCGCTGTTGAGCCTGTTCTTGCTCCCTGGATCCATGCTCACGACGGCGATCAACAAGGTAGTTGTTCCGCTAACTGTGGCGAACTTCCTTGGTGTTTCGATCGCAGTGCTTCTGCTCGAAATCAAGCGTACACGCTGGACGCACGAGGTCCAGCTTGCAAACGATGCGCGCTTCGACCTCTTGACCGGCATCCGTAATCGACGAGTTTTCGACCGAGTTGCGCCTCGGTTAGTTGAGCGAAGCGTTCGTCAGCAGAAACCGGTTGGCGTTCTCATGCTCGACATCGATCGATTCAAGAGCATCAACGATACTTATGGCCATCACGCGGGCGATGAGGTTCTCAAGCGCGTCGCTCATCTTCTTGATGATGCAGCTCGCGCAGGTGATTTGGTTGCTCGTTTTGGTGGAGAAGAATTTGCAATCGTTCTACCAGGCGCCAACGAAGCCGTGAGTCGTTCGATCGCCGATAGATACCGATCGGTGATACAATCGGCCAGCATCGTCGTTGATGGAAAAGTTATTCCGGTAACTGCCAGCATCGGTTTTTATGTCGTTGAATCAATCGAAGACCTCGAAAAAATATTGCGAAAAGCAGATAGCGCGCTCTACCGGGCCAAAACGAACGGTCGCAACAGAACGGAAGGATGGCAGCCAAACCAGCTTTCGCTCGCCTACGGGCAACCGATAATTCGTCGCTGAGAAGTCACTGCAATGCAGATTTGTTAAGCCAGCGGACAACGTATCTGAGAGATCGTTTTGCCGCCGGATGAGAGATCAAAATCATATGCGGCATCACCAATTTCGAGTGTGAATTTTCTAGCGGCGATCAGGCGGGCAATCGTCTCGGCGCGGCCACCGCCGGTCCATTTCGAAGCAACAATAGTGTTGCCGGTACGCCCAACAGAGCCTTGATCATTTTCGAAAGCGCCCTTGTCGTACTTGAAGCGAAGCGATTGGCTCGCCTTAGGAGCAGTAAACAAGAGGACTT contains:
- a CDS encoding GGDEF domain-containing protein, with protein sequence MLFRELLEDFLQCLGLISLISIGYGFFVRLRPVWIGQLATGASIAAAAAISMAVPVVIDGLFFDLRHVFVLISMMYGGPVGLLLTVLVTAAFRAWTAGPAMAAGLVGIGLSAGASIVLAHYVPKVSVSERALFLLGASFISLLSLFLLPGSMLTTAINKVVVPLTVANFLGVSIAVLLLEIKRTRWTHEVQLANDARFDLLTGIRNRRVFDRVAPRLVERSVRQQKPVGVLMLDIDRFKSINDTYGHHAGDEVLKRVAHLLDDAARAGDLVARFGGEEFAIVLPGANEAVSRSIADRYRSVIQSASIVVDGKVIPVTASIGFYVVESIEDLEKILRKADSALYRAKTNGRNRTEGWQPNQLSLAYGQPIIRR